The Myxococcota bacterium genomic sequence GCGTGCCCTTCTTGCGCGTCCTGGAGCGGCGGGGCGCGCTCTCGGCCGAGGAGATTGCGCGCCTCACGCCGCGCGATCTCGAGGCGCGCATCCCCGTCTCGACCGCGCTCGCCATGCTCGACGGCGCGGTGGCGCTGACCCGCGACCCCGACCTTGGGCTCCACGCGGCGCTCGAGGCGGAGGCGGGGGAGTTCGACCTGCTCGAGTATCTGGCTTGCTCGGCGACGAGCATCGCCGACTCCGTGCCGCTCCTGGCCCGCTACTCGCGGCTCTTGAACGACGGGCTCGAGATCGTGCTCGAACGCATCGAGCGCCGCGCCATCCTGCGCTTCTCGAGCCGGGTGCAGCTGAACCGCGTCGCGGCCGACTTCCAGCTCGCTTCTTTCTTCCGCGGCTTCAGCCGCGAAGCCTCCGGCAGTCCCGTCGAGGTCTGGCTGATGCACGACGAGCCCGAGGACCGCACGATGTGCGAACGGGTCTTCGCCGGAGCGCTGCTGCGCTTCTCGGCGCCCTACGACGCGATCGTCTTCGACGCGGCGCGCGTCGATCGCTACGACCCCAAGCCCGACCGCAAGCTGCACCACCTGCTGCACCGGTTGGCCGAGCAGCGCGTGTCCGAGCTGCACGTCTGCGAGCCACTCGCCCAGCTCGTGCGCGAACGACTCGCTTCGGAGCTCGCCGGTGGCGATCCGAGCGCGGAGCACATCGCCGCCTTGCTCCACATGTCGCGGCGCACGCTGGTCCGCCAGCTCGAGCGAGAGGGGACTGGCTTCAAGGCGATCCTCGACGCTCTGCGCGCGAGCCTCGCCCGCCGCTACCTCGCCGTGGACCGGATCGGAGTGAGCGAGGTCGCGTCACGCCTGGGCTTCTCCGACGCGGCCGCCTTCACCCGCGCGTTCCGCCGATGGTCGGGCCAGTCCCCCAGCGAATACCGCCGCTCCCAGCTCGTCGTCGCGAACTGACAAGAGAACGGCGCAAGCGGGCATTGTCGCTGCCACCGGAGCCGTGCGGAAATCCTCCGTGAAACCAGGAGGATGCTGCAGTGACCCGAGTCGCCGATCTCGTCTTGACACTGATCTGTGTCGCCGCGTCGCCCCTTGCCGCCGCAGCGAGCTCGCCCACGCTGACCGAGAATCCAGCGGGGATCGGGCTGCACGGCCACCCCTACGACGCCGTCCCCACGGTCGCGGTCATCCCGCAGGCGCCGGCGCTCGACCTCGCGGCGCTGGGCTACGTGGAACGGGAGTTCCAGATGTCGGGCGGAGCCACCGTCTACCAGCAGCGGGGGCTGTGGAGCTCCAACGGCGCCTGGAGTGTCTCGGTCGCGCAGACGAACGTGCCCTATACGACCCGGATCCTCGTGCGCTATCCGACGGACCCGGCGCAGTTCAACGGCACCGTGGTGTTCGAGTGGCTGAACGACACGACCGGCGGAGATCAGGACCCGCTGTGGTCGCAGATCTACCAGCAGGCGCTGCGCGACGGCTACGCCTACGTGGGAGTGACTGCCCAGGCCGCCGGAATGAAGGACCTCGCCGTCTGGGACCCCGTGCGCTACGGCTCACTCGGGGCCAGCAACGACGGACAGTCCTACGACATCTTCAGCCAGGCGGCGCAGGCGGTTCGGGCCAACGCCGCGACGTTGCTCGGCGGCCTCGTCCCCCGGCGGCTCATCGGCGGAGGTGACTCGCAGTCGGCGTTCCGCATCGTCACCTACGTGAACGCGATCCAGCCGGTCTCGCACGCGTTCGACGGCTTTCTGGCCGTGGGCCGCGCCGCGGTGGGGGCTCCGCTCGGCAACGGGCTGATCGCGACCTCGCCGATTCCCGCGCTCATTCGCAGCGACAACCGCGCGCCGTTCATCCAGCTCAACACCGAGGGCGACATCGTCGAGCTGGGCGCGGGTCTCTCGAGACAGGCGGACAACAGCTATCTGCGCACCTGGGAGCTGCCGGGCGCGGCCCACATCGACGCGCACGAGGCCACCTACGAGCTGGCCACGCTGGCCCGCGACCAGCCGAACGTGCCGATCCCGATGTGCCAGTTCGGCACCCCGATCACCGGGACCGGCACGCCCCTGGATGGCATCAACCAAGTGAACAACATGCCGCTGTTCGAAGTGGAGGACGCGGCTCTCGTCGCGCTCCACAACTGGCTCAGCCTGGGCGTCCCGCCGCCTCACTCGCCGCGCATCTCGACCACGACCTTCTTCTTCGTGTTCGACGTCGTGCAGCGCGATCAGCTCGGCAACGCGCTGGGCGGCATTCGCTTGCCGGACATCCAGGCCCCGAGCGAGTTCTACTCGCCAATCAACTTCTCGATCCAGAACCCCAACAGTCTCAGCATCGATCCAATGTCGCTGATCTCGCTGGTCCAGAGCACCCTGAACACGCTCTTCGTGACCGGCAGCATCGACGACGACACCCTCCGGTCCTCCGGGCTGTGTCTGCTCTCGGGCTTCTTCACGCCCTTGCCGAGCGCAACCCTGTCCCGGCTGTACGCGACTCACGCCAGCTACGTCGCGAAGTTCACGGCAGCCGCAAACGCCGCAATGTCCGCCGGCTTCCTCACGCCCGCAGACCGGGACGCCGCGGTAGCCGCGGCGCAAGCAGCGCCGATTCCGTGAGAGAGTGACACCGATACGACCCGGCGTCCCCGGCGGAGATTGACAGCGCAGCGTCGATTCCAGGAAGATCCGATTCAATGCGGCGTTCGCTGTGTGTCTCGCTGATCGCGTTGGCGAGCTGTTTCGGGTGCGCGTCGGAGCCAATACTGGTCGCGCCTCGTCCGCCCGCGCACTACGAGAGACTCGGGACGACGAGGGGCGAGGGTTGCGGTGCGCTGCTCCTGACCTTCATTCCGATCGAGATGAACTCGCGCCTCGAGCGCGCCTATGCGGATGCCCTGCAGCGGATGCCGGGTGCCACGGCTGTGGTCGACGTCGATCTGACCGAGACCTGGTACTGGTGGGTGGTCGGCGTCAACCACTGTACGATGCTCGAGGGGATCGCGATCCGGGAAGTCCAATCGCCGAGCGGCTCGAGCGGGCAGAAGTCACCCTCTTCATGAGTCGGCACAGAATCTCGATCGCGGCTGGACTGACCTTGCTCGTTGCCACTGCCGGCTGCTTCGTGCATCCGATCCGGCTCGACGACATCGAGTACGCACACTTCGACGACACCCGCCCGAGAGAGATCCGCGCGGAAGAGTGCGGTGCGCTGGTCTTCTTCCTTCCGTTCCGCCTCAACTCGCAACTGATCCGCGTTCAGCGGACTCTGGCAGCTCACGCGCCAGACTCCGTGCTTTCGGACGTTCGCGTCGAGCAGAGCTGGATGTGGATCGGCATCGGAGACCTCATGTGCACGAAGGTCTCGGCAATTGCCTATCCGAAGCTGCCGTAGTCGGCCGCGCGCCAGACTCGCGGATGGGCGGCGCGAGCGACCGAACCCCGCATCATCTGGGACATAGTCACT encodes the following:
- a CDS encoding AraC family transcriptional regulator ligand-binding domain-containing protein — translated: MPFLRVLERRGALSAEEIARLTPRDLEARIPVSTALAMLDGAVALTRDPDLGLHAALEAEAGEFDLLEYLACSATSIADSVPLLARYSRLLNDGLEIVLERIERRAILRFSSRVQLNRVAADFQLASFFRGFSREASGSPVEVWLMHDEPEDRTMCERVFAGALLRFSAPYDAIVFDAARVDRYDPKPDRKLHHLLHRLAEQRVSELHVCEPLAQLVRERLASELAGGDPSAEHIAALLHMSRRTLVRQLEREGTGFKAILDALRASLARRYLAVDRIGVSEVASRLGFSDAAAFTRAFRRWSGQSPSEYRRSQLVVAN
- a CDS encoding alpha/beta hydrolase domain-containing protein — translated: MTRVADLVLTLICVAASPLAAAASSPTLTENPAGIGLHGHPYDAVPTVAVIPQAPALDLAALGYVEREFQMSGGATVYQQRGLWSSNGAWSVSVAQTNVPYTTRILVRYPTDPAQFNGTVVFEWLNDTTGGDQDPLWSQIYQQALRDGYAYVGVTAQAAGMKDLAVWDPVRYGSLGASNDGQSYDIFSQAAQAVRANAATLLGGLVPRRLIGGGDSQSAFRIVTYVNAIQPVSHAFDGFLAVGRAAVGAPLGNGLIATSPIPALIRSDNRAPFIQLNTEGDIVELGAGLSRQADNSYLRTWELPGAAHIDAHEATYELATLARDQPNVPIPMCQFGTPITGTGTPLDGINQVNNMPLFEVEDAALVALHNWLSLGVPPPHSPRISTTTFFFVFDVVQRDQLGNALGGIRLPDIQAPSEFYSPINFSIQNPNSLSIDPMSLISLVQSTLNTLFVTGSIDDDTLRSSGLCLLSGFFTPLPSATLSRLYATHASYVAKFTAAANAAMSAGFLTPADRDAAVAAAQAAPIP